A genomic region of Microbacterium schleiferi contains the following coding sequences:
- a CDS encoding LLM class flavin-dependent oxidoreductase, translating into MQRFGTLSFGHYGPLGGGHILTAQDSMLQAIDLAQGMDDLGVNGAYFRVHHFARQQSSPMPLLAAIAARTQRIEVGTGVIDMRYENPLYLAEEAASVDLISDGRLALGVSRGSPETVVRGYEAFGYTGSEDPRGADIAREHFDLFLRAVEGEGLAERDAMSPFGGGSGMQRIEPHSPGLRSRIWWGAGNRDSAEWAGRMGVNLMSSTLLTEDRGLPFDELQAQQIDTFREAWRGAGHAGEPRVSVSRSVFPITTAEDEMYFGGRQDGDGVGYIDGMRSTFGKTYAGAPDVLVEQLLADAAVQSADTLMLTIPSQLGVAFNLRIVEAFAKHVAPALGWTSTRDNVTA; encoded by the coding sequence ATGCAGCGATTCGGAACACTCTCGTTCGGTCACTACGGCCCGCTCGGCGGGGGACACATCCTCACCGCCCAGGACTCGATGCTTCAGGCGATCGACCTGGCGCAGGGCATGGATGACCTCGGCGTCAATGGCGCCTACTTCCGCGTGCACCACTTCGCGAGGCAGCAGTCCTCGCCCATGCCGCTGCTCGCCGCGATCGCTGCCCGCACGCAGCGCATCGAGGTCGGCACCGGCGTCATCGACATGCGCTATGAGAACCCGCTTTACCTCGCAGAGGAAGCGGCATCCGTCGATCTCATCAGCGACGGACGACTCGCGCTCGGAGTGAGCCGTGGTTCACCCGAGACCGTCGTGCGCGGCTACGAAGCCTTCGGCTACACCGGCTCGGAAGACCCGCGCGGCGCAGACATCGCTCGCGAGCACTTCGATCTGTTCCTGCGGGCAGTCGAGGGTGAGGGCCTTGCCGAGCGGGACGCGATGAGTCCCTTCGGCGGCGGTTCAGGCATGCAGCGCATCGAGCCGCACTCCCCCGGTCTTCGTTCGCGCATCTGGTGGGGCGCCGGAAACCGCGACTCCGCTGAGTGGGCAGGACGGATGGGTGTGAACCTCATGTCCTCGACCCTCCTGACCGAGGACCGTGGGTTGCCCTTCGACGAGCTGCAGGCCCAGCAGATCGATACGTTCCGCGAGGCATGGCGCGGTGCCGGCCACGCCGGCGAGCCGCGCGTATCGGTCAGCCGCAGCGTCTTCCCGATCACCACCGCCGAGGACGAGATGTACTTCGGCGGCCGGCAGGATGGCGACGGCGTCGGCTACATCGACGGGATGCGGTCCACGTTCGGCAAGACCTACGCAGGCGCCCCGGACGTCCTCGTCGAGCAGCTGCTCGCGGATGCCGCGGTGCAGTCGGCCGACACGCTTATGCTCACGATCCCCAGTCAGCTCGGCGTCGCGTTCAATCTCCGCATTGTCGAGGCGTTCGCCAAGCACGTCGCACCGGCGCTCGGCTGGACGTCGACGAGGGACAACGTCACGGCCTAG
- a CDS encoding helix-turn-helix transcriptional regulator, which produces MATTLARQRASSDIDVVSRAGLALPEFLDEATTTLQRVVPFVAACLSTLDPATAMVSSTRKFAGLVGRNDDDVMWARIEYGRDDPTSITRMVRTGKVSVGVHEELGGDLDQSVRMAEFMEPRFGYRDEARVVFADRTGAWGAISMFRGADEDPFSRSELDYLAGVGPAFTRGIRAGLLAQVNRLDVDPSRGPAVVIIDARDRIAQLSPGASAQLARLATVPNAGDPFTLVQALVSAARRFASGDADRMPRLRVRTDDGVWLVVHAAPLGGREDRAGDVVVTIEEARPQEVIDIVAAAFGLTERERDVFALVLRGSDTKDIASSIHVSPYTVQDHLKSIFEKAGVTSRRELVARVYFDQYAPRWGQELAADGWFAG; this is translated from the coding sequence ATGGCCACGACTTTGGCGCGCCAGCGGGCAAGCAGCGACATCGATGTCGTCTCGCGCGCCGGTCTTGCACTGCCGGAGTTTCTCGACGAGGCCACCACGACCCTGCAGCGGGTCGTCCCCTTCGTCGCCGCCTGCCTGTCGACCCTGGATCCCGCGACCGCCATGGTCTCGAGCACCCGGAAGTTCGCGGGGCTGGTGGGCCGGAACGACGACGACGTGATGTGGGCGCGCATCGAGTATGGACGTGACGATCCCACGTCGATCACGCGCATGGTGCGCACCGGCAAAGTCTCGGTCGGCGTTCATGAAGAACTCGGCGGAGATCTGGACCAATCCGTGCGCATGGCCGAGTTCATGGAACCGCGCTTCGGTTACCGCGACGAGGCTCGCGTGGTCTTCGCAGACCGTACGGGCGCCTGGGGTGCCATCTCTATGTTCCGCGGGGCCGACGAGGACCCGTTCTCACGATCTGAACTGGATTATCTCGCCGGGGTGGGGCCGGCTTTCACACGCGGCATCCGCGCCGGCCTCTTGGCTCAGGTGAACCGCCTGGACGTCGATCCCAGCCGGGGCCCGGCCGTCGTGATCATCGACGCGCGCGACCGCATCGCACAACTGAGCCCGGGAGCATCCGCGCAGTTGGCTCGTCTTGCGACGGTGCCAAACGCCGGCGATCCGTTCACGCTAGTGCAGGCCCTCGTCAGCGCTGCGCGCCGCTTCGCGAGCGGCGACGCCGACCGGATGCCGCGTCTTCGCGTCCGGACCGATGACGGCGTCTGGCTCGTGGTGCATGCCGCGCCGCTCGGCGGCAGAGAGGACCGGGCCGGCGACGTCGTGGTCACGATCGAGGAGGCGCGCCCCCAGGAGGTGATCGACATCGTCGCGGCGGCCTTCGGACTGACCGAACGCGAGCGGGATGTCTTCGCCCTCGTGCTGCGCGGGTCTGACACGAAAGACATCGCGTCATCGATCCATGTCTCCCCCTACACCGTGCAGGATCACCTGAAGTCGATCTTCGAGAAGGCGGGCGTGACCTCGCGTCGGGAGCTTGTGGCACGCGTCTACTTCGACCAGTACGCACCGCGCTGGGGTCAGGAACTCGCCGCGGATGGTTGGTTCGCTGGCTGA
- a CDS encoding FAD-binding oxidoreductase, which yields MTLTSPDPTVSDPLAAAEYLRAALGSRVVLPGEEEYDTVRRPWNLAIDQRPFAVARPTSAEDVVDIVRAAVATGLRVAPQSTGHAAGALADTDLSQTILLWMGGLRGVTVNAENRTARVLGGSHWNDVLAEAAPLGLTALHGSAGDVSVVGYTLSGGLSFYARAHGLAVGSVRSVTMVTADGRLVTASATENAELFWAVRGGSGAFGVIVSLEIDLLPYADVFAGMLLWDLPHAARVSHAWREWTMTAPESATTALRILHFPPDPALPPFLRGRSVVVIDGAILESDADAAALLQPLRNLAPEIDTFRRIPAAELIAVHMDPPVPTPSATAHAMLAELTPEAVNAFVSTASAPSPMMAELRHLGGAAARPSGGGAITSLDGEYLLAAIGMIPEPQMADLARALTRGLVEAMSSWRASSLALTFVDGGVENAAGFGDSAPQLSALKRQFDPADLFAAANPVPRAS from the coding sequence ATGACTCTCACATCACCCGATCCGACCGTTTCCGACCCGCTCGCTGCCGCCGAGTATTTGCGCGCAGCTCTGGGCAGTCGAGTCGTTCTCCCCGGCGAGGAGGAGTACGACACCGTACGCCGCCCCTGGAACCTGGCCATCGATCAGCGGCCGTTCGCCGTTGCTCGGCCGACCTCTGCCGAGGATGTCGTCGATATCGTCCGTGCCGCGGTCGCCACCGGACTGCGCGTGGCTCCGCAGTCGACCGGTCATGCTGCCGGCGCTCTGGCCGACACCGACCTCTCGCAGACGATTCTGCTGTGGATGGGCGGCCTGCGCGGTGTCACCGTCAACGCTGAGAACCGCACCGCTCGAGTGTTGGGCGGAAGTCACTGGAATGACGTCCTCGCCGAGGCCGCGCCGCTGGGACTCACCGCGTTGCACGGCAGCGCCGGGGACGTCTCGGTGGTGGGCTACACGCTCAGCGGCGGCCTCTCCTTCTACGCCCGCGCTCATGGCCTTGCTGTGGGAAGCGTACGCTCCGTGACGATGGTGACGGCGGATGGCCGTCTTGTCACGGCGAGCGCGACGGAGAACGCGGAGCTGTTCTGGGCGGTGCGCGGCGGGTCAGGGGCGTTCGGTGTGATCGTCTCGCTGGAGATCGATCTGCTCCCGTACGCCGATGTGTTCGCCGGCATGCTGCTGTGGGATCTCCCGCACGCGGCGCGGGTTTCGCACGCCTGGCGCGAGTGGACGATGACGGCGCCGGAGTCGGCGACAACGGCGCTTCGCATCCTGCACTTCCCGCCGGACCCGGCGCTTCCGCCGTTCCTGCGGGGCCGCTCGGTCGTGGTGATCGACGGGGCGATCCTCGAGTCGGATGCTGATGCCGCCGCGCTCCTGCAACCGCTGCGCAACCTCGCTCCCGAAATCGACACGTTCCGACGGATTCCCGCCGCCGAGCTGATTGCGGTGCACATGGACCCGCCCGTGCCGACGCCGTCGGCAACGGCCCACGCAATGTTGGCAGAGCTCACCCCGGAGGCGGTGAATGCGTTCGTGTCCACGGCGTCGGCGCCGAGCCCGATGATGGCCGAGTTGCGACACCTCGGTGGTGCGGCAGCGCGACCGTCCGGCGGCGGTGCGATCACGTCACTCGACGGCGAGTACCTGCTCGCCGCGATCGGCATGATTCCCGAGCCGCAGATGGCCGACCTTGCGCGGGCGCTCACTCGCGGGCTGGTCGAGGCGATGTCGTCCTGGCGCGCTTCCTCTCTCGCCCTCACGTTTGTCGACGGCGGCGTCGAAAACGCGGCGGGTTTCGGGGACTCCGCGCCGCAGCTGTCCGCACTCAAGCGTCAGTTCGACCCGGCCGACCTGTTCGCCGCGGCGAATCCGGTTCCGCGGGCGTCGTGA
- a CDS encoding GNAT family N-acetyltransferase, whose product MGSASRGHRVRGVRLPLGREGARGWRQNGCHDPSRRPEDAPALHRLAAATFPLACPPELTADDQRAFIDAHLSEASFLSYLADTHRVVLVDEIDDALVGYTMLVLGPPTDADVRLALDEEDARPIAELSKCYVLPTAHGSGVAHRLLDATIEIAAASGAERMWLGVNHANVRAQRFYQKHGFHAVGTKRFLVGARLEHDFVLAREL is encoded by the coding sequence CTGGGATCCGCTTCCCGAGGGCACCGTGTTCGAGGCGTACGCCTCCCTCTAGGAAGAGAGGGAGCGCGGGGCTGGCGCCAGAATGGATGCCATGATCCGTCGCGCCGCCCAGAAGACGCGCCAGCTCTCCACCGCCTCGCTGCGGCGACCTTCCCGCTGGCGTGCCCGCCGGAGTTGACCGCTGACGACCAGCGGGCGTTCATCGACGCGCACCTGAGCGAGGCATCCTTCCTCAGCTACCTTGCCGACACCCACCGCGTCGTGCTCGTCGACGAGATCGACGACGCACTCGTCGGCTACACGATGCTCGTTCTGGGCCCGCCGACGGATGCCGACGTCCGCCTCGCGCTGGACGAGGAGGATGCACGCCCCATCGCCGAGCTGTCGAAGTGTTACGTGCTTCCCACCGCGCACGGATCTGGCGTCGCACACCGCCTGCTCGACGCCACCATCGAGATCGCCGCGGCCTCTGGCGCGGAGCGGATGTGGCTCGGGGTCAACCATGCCAACGTCCGCGCTCAGCGCTTCTACCAGAAACACGGCTTTCACGCGGTCGGGACAAAACGCTTCCTCGTGGGAGCGCGGCTCGAGCATGACTTCGTGCTCGCGCGAGAGTTGTGA
- a CDS encoding FxLYD domain-containing protein translates to MLAGIGLVMAFVPFVNWFAGPVLIAAFIVSLIALIGRKHGGTGLSIAALVISVVGWIVAFVMILISFFWIGGFAALVAPDQAPVTEATSVPPQDDEPMDDAVVAEDIVVLETAVGQYASDPGSWWYVAVIDNPNEDYIFDYASIDVEAIGADGTIVDVANEYRVLLSGETALVGDFIGVGDAEIVDLNIVFPGGADAVYSPFVETGELTLGALSSSSDGVSTTVTGTVSGDFAEDLELVQITVVARDPSGQIIGGAWTYVDELPSAGTAVPFEAIFWDPLPEGTVFEAYASL, encoded by the coding sequence GTGCTCGCTGGCATCGGACTGGTCATGGCGTTCGTGCCCTTCGTGAACTGGTTCGCCGGGCCCGTCCTGATTGCGGCGTTCATCGTGAGCCTGATCGCTCTGATCGGGAGAAAGCACGGCGGCACGGGCCTGAGCATTGCGGCGCTGGTGATCTCGGTCGTCGGGTGGATCGTCGCGTTCGTGATGATCCTGATCTCGTTCTTCTGGATCGGCGGCTTCGCGGCTCTTGTCGCGCCTGACCAAGCTCCGGTCACCGAGGCGACCTCCGTCCCGCCCCAGGACGATGAGCCGATGGATGACGCCGTCGTCGCAGAAGACATCGTCGTGCTCGAGACCGCTGTCGGCCAGTACGCGTCCGACCCGGGCTCCTGGTGGTACGTCGCCGTGATCGACAATCCGAACGAGGACTACATCTTCGATTACGCCAGCATCGACGTCGAGGCGATTGGCGCCGACGGCACAATCGTCGACGTCGCGAACGAGTACCGTGTGCTCCTCTCCGGCGAGACCGCCCTGGTCGGCGACTTCATCGGAGTCGGCGACGCCGAGATCGTCGATCTCAACATCGTCTTCCCCGGTGGCGCGGATGCCGTGTACTCGCCGTTCGTCGAGACCGGTGAGCTCACCCTGGGTGCTCTCAGCTCGTCATCCGACGGGGTGTCGACGACCGTCACGGGCACCGTCAGCGGAGACTTCGCAGAGGACCTGGAACTCGTGCAGATCACGGTCGTCGCCCGAGACCCGTCAGGACAGATCATCGGCGGCGCCTGGACCTACGTGGATGAGCTGCCGTCGGCCGGCACTGCCGTCCCCTTCGAGGCGATCTTCTGGGATCCGCTTCCCGAGGGCACCGTGTTCGAGGCGTACGCCTCCCTCTAG
- a CDS encoding PQQ-dependent sugar dehydrogenase, producing MTVPAAARGTVSAAVLAAALSLTACVESASAPEPLTSSRVPAPASETPAPGPSSMPVMWRTASAPKTVAANLRVPWSVVPFADGTRIVSLRGGEIAEVDASGSARTIGGVSGVSAIGEGGLLGLALRETDAETWLYAYLTSWDGNRVIRMPLLGAPGERRLGGEQLIVEGIPKANTHNGGRIAFGPDGYLYVATGDAGIRDASQDPGSLAGKILRFDADGAPAPGNPFGTAVYSLGHRNVQGLAWTDDGTLWATEFGQDQVDEINRIVPGANYGWPIHEGAAGDSAYEDPVVTWATDEASPSGLAAIGNTLFVAALRGQRVWTLDVDAGGLIGDPQPLWIGELGRIRDAVVDGDELLLLTNNTDGRGSPSGNDDRLLSVRLVEAAP from the coding sequence ATGACGGTCCCCGCGGCAGCTCGTGGCACGGTCAGTGCTGCGGTGCTTGCCGCGGCGCTGAGCCTGACCGCGTGTGTGGAATCGGCATCCGCGCCGGAACCACTCACGAGCAGCCGTGTTCCGGCGCCGGCGAGCGAAACGCCCGCCCCCGGGCCATCCTCGATGCCGGTGATGTGGCGCACGGCGAGTGCGCCGAAGACGGTGGCAGCGAATCTGCGCGTGCCATGGTCGGTGGTGCCGTTTGCTGACGGTACGCGGATCGTGAGTCTGCGTGGCGGTGAGATCGCCGAGGTCGACGCGAGCGGGTCGGCGCGCACGATCGGCGGCGTTTCGGGCGTCAGTGCGATCGGCGAAGGCGGCCTGCTGGGCCTTGCGCTGCGAGAAACGGATGCCGAGACGTGGCTCTACGCGTATCTGACGAGCTGGGATGGCAATCGGGTTATCCGGATGCCGCTGCTGGGCGCTCCGGGTGAACGACGACTCGGCGGCGAGCAGCTCATCGTCGAGGGCATCCCGAAGGCGAACACGCACAATGGCGGGCGCATTGCTTTCGGTCCTGACGGCTACTTGTACGTCGCGACGGGGGATGCCGGGATCCGTGATGCGTCCCAGGACCCGGGCTCATTGGCGGGCAAGATCTTGCGCTTTGACGCTGATGGTGCGCCCGCGCCGGGCAATCCGTTCGGGACGGCTGTCTACTCGCTCGGCCACCGCAACGTTCAAGGCCTGGCGTGGACCGATGACGGAACCCTGTGGGCAACCGAGTTCGGGCAGGACCAAGTCGACGAGATCAACCGCATCGTGCCCGGCGCCAACTACGGCTGGCCGATCCACGAGGGCGCTGCGGGCGATTCCGCCTACGAGGATCCCGTCGTCACCTGGGCGACCGACGAGGCGAGTCCCAGCGGATTGGCGGCCATCGGCAACACCCTTTTCGTGGCGGCGTTGCGCGGCCAGCGCGTGTGGACGCTCGACGTCGACGCCGGCGGGCTGATCGGTGATCCGCAGCCGCTGTGGATCGGGGAGCTCGGTCGCATCCGTGACGCTGTGGTCGACGGCGACGAACTGCTGCTGCTGACCAACAACACCGATGGGCGGGGATCACCCTCCGGCAACGACGATCGCCTGCTGTCCGTCCGTCTCGTCGAGGCCGCGCCGTAG
- a CDS encoding GNAT family N-acetyltransferase, protein MVANPLDPAGARAELRAFNRTVTERIGILEDQYLDRGRSLALDRLLWEIGADGAEVRELRARLGLDSGYLSRMLRALENEGLIVTTTSGDDSRVRRAEVTAAGRAEIGILDHLSDDLADAILQPLTPNQQRDLLAAAATTRRLLTASAIEIAPADPDGAAARDAIAQYYAVLTERFETAFDATTTRPAPAEALRPPAGLFLLATLKGTVVGCVGVKLHPDGVGEIKRLWVAPETRGMGLGRRLLTAIEDAARDAGSTVARLDTNRALTEAIQLYRSAGYSEIPAFNDEPYAHHWFEKPLTGQPSTTPRPTPAERVGFIGLGLMGTPMARRLLDAGVRLTAWTRSPAALQPIVDAGAAAGASPEGVFAASDTVIVMLRNAGAIDAVLRDESGAIHAFVAGRTIVNTGTISPADSLKLADDIAAAGGTYVEAPVSGSRVPAETGTLVGLLAGPPDAVERVRQLIGPLCSRVEVCGEVPAALTMKLSANVFLVSLLAGLAESFHFAEAHSMDLKVLRSILDAGQMASPLSRVKTDKLVRGDMTPQASIADVHVNAELIQDAAAAAGIASPLIDACAQLFAGGVVAGDGGLDAVAIVRTLAGLSR, encoded by the coding sequence ATGGTCGCGAATCCCCTCGATCCCGCCGGCGCCCGGGCCGAACTGCGGGCCTTCAACCGCACGGTCACCGAGCGCATCGGCATCCTCGAAGACCAGTACCTCGACCGCGGACGATCACTCGCTCTCGATCGGCTGCTCTGGGAGATCGGCGCAGACGGCGCGGAGGTGCGCGAGCTGCGAGCACGACTCGGATTGGACTCCGGGTACCTCAGCCGCATGCTGAGGGCACTCGAGAACGAAGGGCTCATCGTCACGACCACATCCGGAGACGATAGTCGCGTCCGACGTGCGGAGGTCACGGCTGCGGGCCGCGCCGAGATCGGCATCCTGGATCACCTGTCGGATGATCTGGCCGACGCGATCCTCCAACCGCTCACGCCGAACCAGCAACGCGACCTGCTGGCGGCTGCGGCGACGACCCGCCGCCTTCTCACGGCCTCCGCTATCGAGATCGCACCGGCAGATCCCGACGGTGCCGCGGCGCGCGACGCGATCGCGCAGTACTACGCCGTGCTCACGGAGCGGTTCGAGACCGCGTTCGATGCCACCACCACCCGGCCGGCGCCGGCGGAGGCTCTCAGACCGCCCGCCGGGCTCTTCCTCCTGGCAACCCTCAAGGGCACCGTCGTCGGATGCGTCGGCGTCAAGCTCCACCCGGATGGCGTCGGCGAGATCAAGCGGCTGTGGGTTGCGCCCGAAACGCGCGGGATGGGCCTCGGACGACGCTTGCTCACCGCCATCGAGGATGCCGCACGCGACGCCGGATCAACGGTCGCGCGTCTTGACACGAATCGCGCCCTCACCGAAGCGATCCAGCTCTACCGCTCCGCCGGCTACTCCGAAATCCCCGCGTTCAACGACGAACCCTACGCGCATCACTGGTTCGAGAAGCCCCTCACCGGTCAGCCGTCGACCACGCCGCGACCCACGCCTGCCGAGCGCGTGGGATTCATCGGTCTCGGGCTCATGGGAACCCCGATGGCCCGCCGGCTCCTGGACGCGGGAGTCCGGCTGACAGCATGGACGCGGTCACCGGCAGCGCTCCAGCCGATCGTGGATGCCGGCGCCGCGGCGGGAGCGTCACCGGAAGGAGTGTTCGCGGCATCCGACACCGTGATCGTGATGCTCCGGAACGCAGGCGCCATCGACGCGGTGCTGCGCGACGAAAGCGGAGCCATACACGCCTTCGTGGCGGGGCGCACCATCGTGAACACCGGGACGATCTCTCCGGCCGACTCGCTGAAACTCGCCGACGACATCGCCGCGGCGGGAGGAACCTACGTCGAAGCACCGGTATCGGGCTCGCGCGTACCCGCCGAGACCGGCACCCTCGTGGGGTTGCTGGCCGGGCCGCCGGATGCCGTCGAGCGGGTCCGCCAGCTCATCGGCCCCCTGTGCTCACGCGTCGAAGTCTGCGGCGAGGTTCCGGCGGCGCTGACGATGAAGCTCAGCGCCAACGTGTTCCTCGTCTCGCTCCTGGCGGGACTGGCGGAGTCCTTTCACTTCGCCGAGGCCCACAGCATGGATCTGAAGGTGCTGCGCAGCATCCTCGACGCCGGCCAAATGGCCTCGCCCCTGTCCCGCGTGAAGACCGACAAGCTGGTGCGCGGCGACATGACCCCGCAGGCTTCGATCGCCGACGTCCACGTGAATGCCGAGCTGATCCAGGATGCCGCTGCCGCCGCAGGAATCGCGTCGCCCCTGATCGACGCATGCGCGCAGCTGTTCGCCGGGGGCGTTGTCGCCGGCGACGGCGGACTGGATGCTGTCGCGATCGTGCGAACACTCGCGGGCCTGTCGCGCTGA
- a CDS encoding SDR family oxidoreductase has protein sequence MRIAVAGGTGTVGHHVVDQATRAGHEVVALARSNGVDLTTGDGLRAAIEGADAIIDVASAQTLSARASRDFFGSVTENLLAAARGADVHHVALSIVGAAAAPHGYYAGKLVQEQRVAASAGHWSILRATQFHEFAAQVLAQAKILGAHLVPRMRSQPVAASEVAAALVQIVESGAHGDEPDLAGPREERMADLSRSYLRRTGSADRVLEVRLPGALGAAMAKGGLLPGSDARLGSQTFAQWLDQYRGTGGADDR, from the coding sequence ATGCGCATTGCGGTTGCCGGAGGAACGGGGACGGTGGGGCACCACGTCGTCGATCAGGCGACGCGTGCCGGTCACGAGGTCGTCGCCCTGGCGCGTTCGAACGGTGTCGATCTGACCACCGGTGACGGGCTTCGCGCCGCGATCGAGGGAGCAGATGCCATCATCGACGTCGCATCCGCGCAGACGCTCTCGGCGCGCGCATCCCGGGACTTCTTCGGATCGGTGACGGAGAACCTGCTGGCGGCGGCCCGCGGCGCCGATGTTCACCATGTGGCGCTGTCGATCGTCGGTGCCGCGGCGGCACCCCACGGGTATTACGCGGGCAAGCTCGTGCAAGAGCAGCGTGTCGCGGCGTCCGCTGGTCACTGGTCGATCCTGCGTGCAACGCAGTTCCACGAGTTCGCCGCTCAGGTGCTCGCTCAGGCGAAGATTCTCGGCGCGCACCTGGTGCCGCGGATGCGGTCACAACCCGTGGCCGCGTCAGAGGTCGCCGCCGCATTGGTTCAGATCGTTGAGAGCGGGGCACACGGCGATGAGCCCGATCTCGCCGGACCGCGCGAGGAGCGGATGGCTGACCTGTCCCGCAGCTACCTGCGCCGGACGGGATCGGCGGACCGGGTGCTCGAGGTGCGTCTTCCCGGGGCACTGGGCGCCGCAATGGCGAAGGGCGGACTGCTGCCCGGGTCAGACGCCCGTCTCGGGTCGCAGACGTTCGCGCAGTGGTTGGACCAGTACCGTGGCACCGGGGGAGCCGATGACCGATGA
- the sigJ gene encoding RNA polymerase sigma factor SigJ yields MTDESIDGEAIAERRHLVSLAFRMLGTIAEAEDAVQETYVRWYRLSDQERASIDSPRAWLTRAASRVCLDLLGSARARRESYIGEWLPEPVPVTAFGAPHEPASSDARDPLDRVSLDESVSTALLTVLESMTPAERVVFVLHEVVAVPFREIAEVVGRTDAACRQLAASARRRVRSAAARRVSREEHDRVVWAFAAAAQSGRLDELIAVLDPEVVLRSDGGGRVSAARRPVIGADRVARFLLGIGQKRPEVQLHPLQTPDGLGFAMWLDARIVGVVTLEVGATSVREVRLVLNPEKLSLWN; encoded by the coding sequence ATGACCGATGAGTCCATCGACGGCGAGGCGATCGCCGAGCGCCGACACCTCGTATCGCTAGCTTTCCGGATGCTGGGCACGATCGCCGAGGCCGAGGACGCCGTGCAAGAAACGTACGTGCGCTGGTATCGCCTCTCCGATCAGGAGCGGGCCTCGATCGATTCGCCGCGCGCGTGGTTGACTCGGGCGGCCAGCAGGGTGTGCCTGGACCTTCTCGGGAGCGCGCGAGCACGGCGCGAGAGCTACATCGGGGAGTGGCTGCCAGAGCCGGTGCCGGTGACAGCGTTCGGCGCTCCCCATGAACCCGCGTCCTCCGACGCGCGGGACCCGCTTGATCGCGTGAGTCTTGACGAATCGGTGTCCACCGCGTTGCTCACGGTCCTGGAATCGATGACACCGGCAGAGCGTGTCGTCTTCGTGCTTCACGAGGTCGTCGCGGTGCCCTTTCGTGAGATCGCCGAGGTGGTGGGGCGAACGGATGCGGCGTGCCGCCAACTCGCGGCATCCGCTCGTCGTCGCGTGCGAAGCGCTGCGGCGCGTCGGGTCTCGCGCGAGGAACACGATCGGGTGGTGTGGGCCTTCGCGGCGGCCGCACAGTCGGGCCGGCTCGATGAGCTGATCGCCGTGCTCGACCCGGAGGTCGTGTTGCGCTCGGACGGCGGCGGTCGCGTCAGCGCAGCCCGCCGTCCGGTGATCGGTGCCGATCGCGTGGCCCGCTTCCTGCTGGGTATCGGGCAGAAGCGACCCGAGGTCCAGCTGCACCCTCTCCAGACACCCGATGGACTCGGATTCGCGATGTGGCTGGATGCGCGAATCGTCGGTGTCGTCACCCTCGAGGTGGGGGCGACCAGTGTGCGCGAGGTCAGGCTGGTGCTGAACCCCGAGAAGCTCTCACTCTGGAACTGA
- a CDS encoding YoaK family protein: protein MVDSLPRSRLAIAVLLAVLAGYIDGIAFIYLGGYFVSFMSGNTTQSGVELAGGDLAAAGFGFAVIVAFVVGVMAGTAIRSPRRDRSWLLLLAVAAITAVGAALASAAPVDPNAVTGSALLGVAPTAVCLALGMGAVNTVFSGRGGPSFGITYMTGALVKIGEGIVGALRGGDRTGWLRYLALWLAIAVGAIGGAISYAAFGTAALWYAAIFAGGIAAVSSRVRASRGSAPA from the coding sequence GTGGTCGATTCACTCCCCCGTTCTCGGCTCGCCATCGCCGTGCTGCTCGCCGTCCTCGCGGGCTACATCGACGGCATCGCGTTCATCTATCTCGGCGGGTACTTCGTGTCGTTCATGAGCGGCAATACGACGCAGTCCGGCGTCGAGCTTGCCGGGGGCGATCTCGCGGCCGCTGGATTCGGTTTCGCGGTCATCGTCGCCTTCGTCGTCGGGGTCATGGCCGGAACGGCGATCAGATCGCCACGGCGCGACCGGAGCTGGCTTCTTCTCCTGGCCGTCGCAGCGATCACCGCCGTGGGAGCAGCGCTGGCATCCGCTGCGCCGGTCGACCCCAACGCCGTGACCGGTTCGGCTCTACTCGGCGTCGCGCCCACCGCCGTGTGCCTCGCGCTCGGGATGGGAGCCGTGAACACGGTCTTCAGTGGGCGGGGCGGGCCATCCTTCGGCATCACGTACATGACGGGCGCGCTCGTGAAGATCGGCGAAGGGATCGTCGGGGCGCTGCGCGGCGGCGACCGAACCGGGTGGCTCCGCTACCTCGCGCTGTGGCTCGCCATTGCGGTCGGTGCGATCGGCGGTGCGATCAGCTACGCGGCGTTCGGCACCGCTGCGCTCTGGTACGCCGCGATCTTCGCTGGTGGAATCGCCGCCGTCAGTTCCAGAGTGAGAGCTTCTCGGGGTTCAGCACCAGCCTGA